In the genome of Synechococcus sp. CB0101, the window GGCCCAGGAGAAATGCCCGGGTTGCTCAGGCGCGGTGTCGTGGCGCTGGTGGCTCACCGGCCATGGCGCCATCCATGGGCTGCTGGTGGGGCTGATCACCGGCCAACCGCTACTGGGCCTGGCGGAATGGGGCCTACACACCCTGATCGATCTGGGCAAATGCCAGCGGCGCTACGGCATGGGTGCCGACCAGGGCCTGCATCTGCTCTGCAAGGGGATTTGGGCAGCGCTGGCGCTGGCCTGAGCTGGCCAGCGCTGCCCGGAGGCGATCCGAAGGATCAGCCCTCCACGCGCCAGGTCTGATCGGCGGGGGTCCAGTCGCTCAGCTCGGAGGGCTGGAACCAGAGGCCGATTTCGAACTGGGCAGTTTCAGGGGCGTCGGAACCGTGGATCACGTTGCGGCCGATGTTCACGGCCAGGTCGCCACGGATGGTGCCGGGCTCAGCTTCGAGGGGCTTGGTGGCGCCGATCAGCTTGCGGGCGCTGGCGATCACGCCGTCGCCTTCCCACACCATCGCTACCACTGGGCCGGAGGTGATGAAGTCGACCAGGCCAGCAAAGAAGGGACGCTCGCGGTGCACGCCGTAGTGGCTCTCAGCCAGTTCACGGCTGGGGGTGAGCTGCTTGAGGCCCACCAGCTTGAAGCCCTTGCGCTCGAAGCGGCCCAGGATCTCTCCCACCAGGCCGCGCTGCACGCCATCGGGCTTGATGGCAACGAAAGTGCGTTCGGCCATGGAAGAAAAAGCGTCAGATCCGGCCCATCGTCCGCGGCGAGGCTGCCGCTTGGCAAGCACAGTGGTGCCGTGATCACCGCCCGGCCCTTGACCACCTGGACGCCCGCCGACAGCGCCGAGCTCTACGGCCTCAGCCGCTGGGGAGAGCCCTACTTCTCTGTGAATGCCCGCGGCCACATCAGCGTGCAGCCCCAGGGTGATCGGGGGGGCAGCCTCGATCTGATGGAGCTCGTGCAGGGGCTGGAGGGCCGCAACCTGGGCCTGCCGCTGCTGATCCGCTTCGACGACATCCTCGAAGACCGGCTCGAGCGCCTGCACGCCGCCTTCGAGCGCGCCATCGCGCAATACGGCTACGCCGGCCGCTACCAGGGCGTGTTCCCGGTGAAGTGCAACCAGCAGCGCCACGTGGTTGAGGAGCTGGTGAGCTGCGGGCGCCGCTGGCATTTCGGTCTGGAAGCCGGCAGCAAGGCCGAGCTCCTGATCGCCCTTTCGCTGATCGACGACCCCGAGGCGCTGTTGATCTGCAACGGCTACAAGGACCAGCGCTACATCGAAACCGCGATCCTGGCCCGCCGCCTCGGCCGCCAGCCCGTGGTGGTGATCGAGCAGGCCGATGAGGTGGAGCGGATCATCAGCGCCAGCCGCGCGCTTGGGGCCGCCCCCTTCATCGGCGTGCGCGCCAAGCTCTCCAGCCGCAGCACCGGCCGCTGGGGCAGCTCCGTGGGCGACAAGGCCAAGTTCGGCCTCTCAATTCCAGATCTGCTCGCCACCGTGGAGGCGCTGCGCCAGGCCGACCTGCTCGGGGATCTGCGTCTGCTCCACTTCCACGTGGGCAGCCAGATCAACGACATCGCCGTGCTCAAGGACGCGCTGCAGGAGGCCGGCCAGATCTACGTGGAGCTCACCAAACAGGGGGCCCCGATGGGCTTCCTCGATGTGGGCGGCGGATTAGGGATCGACTACGACGGCAGCCGCACCGCCACAGCGGCCTCCACCAACTACTCGCTGCAGAACTACGCCAACGACGTGGTGGCCACGGTGCGCGAGTGCTGCGAACCCCATGGGGTGGCGCTGCCCACCCTGGTGAGCGAAAGCGGCCGCGCCATCGCCAGCCACTTCTCGGTGCTGGTGTTCAACGTGCTGGGCTCCGCGGCGATGCCAGGAGCTGTGCCGTCCGAAGAGGAAAGCGAACCACTCACGGTTCGCAACCTGCGGGAGACGTTGAAGGGCATCACGGCGACAGCCCCTGAAGAGGAGGGCGTGCTGTCACGACTGCAGGAGGCCTGGAACGACGCGATCAAGTTCAAAGACGACGCGCTCGCGGCCTTCCGCCTGGGCTACATCTCGCTGCCGCAGCGGGCCATGGCCGAGCAGCTCACCTGGGCCTGCGCTGAAGCGATCGTGGCGCGGCTGCCCCGCGGTGGCGGCATCCCCGACGATCTGCGCCAACTGCGGGCCGCCATGGCCGGCACCTACTACGCCAATCTCTCGGTGTTCCGCTCCGCCCCCGACACCTGGGCGATCGAGCAGTTGTTCCCGCTGATGCCGATCCACCGGCTGGATGAGGAACCGACGGAGCTGGGCCATTTCGCCGACCTCACCTGCGATTCCGATGGCAAGCTCGCCCGCTTCATCGGCGATGGCCAGGCCAAGCCCCTGCTGGAGCTGCATGCCCTCAATCCCGGGGAGCCGTATCTGATCGGGATGTTCCTGGGGGGCGCCTATCAGGAGGTGATGGGCAACCTGCACAACCTGTTCGGCAGCACCAATGCTGTGCACATCCGCCTCGCCCCCGGTGGCGGCTATCAGCTCGATCACGTGGTGCGCGGCAACACCAACGCCCAGGTGCTGGAAGCAATGGAGCACGACCCGGAGCTGCTGCTGGAGCGCTTGCGGGTGGCCAGCGAAGCCGCCATTCAGCGCGGCCAGCTGAAGATCAACGAAGCCCGCCGCCTGATGGATCACCTGGAAACCAGCCTGCGCCAGACCACCTATCTGCAGGAGTGAGCCACGGGCTGTGAGCAGGATCACCCCGGTGGCCGCCCTGGATCACTGGGCGATCTCGCCGTTGCGCTGAGGGTGAATCCAGTTCCCCCCCAACGGCCATGACCTTCTCAATCCCCGGCTTCGATCAGTGGACCTTCCAGATCGTGATGTTCGGCAGCCTGCTGGTGCTGGAAGCTTTGAGCGGTGACCAGAAGCTGAGCACCGTGCTCGAGCCCATGGACTCCACCAGGGCCCGCGCCCACGAACTGATCAACCGCCCTTGCTGTTCGCTGGCAGCAGCCCACGCTTGATCAGCGGCTGCAGGTCTGCGATCCGCAGCCCGGCCTCCAGCTCTTCCACCGTGCCGCGACTGCGCAATTTGCTCAGGGTGCGCGAGGCCGTCTCCCGGGCCAAGCCGGCCAGGAGGCCCAGCTCCCGTTGCGCCAGGGCTGGGATCACCGCCTGGGGATCATTGGCACTGCTACTGCGCCGGGCGAGATAAGCCAGCGCATCCAACAGGCGGGTGGTGGCATCACCGCTCTGGATGGCGAAGCGCTGGTTGAGATCCCGCAGCCGTGAGGCCTCCAGCCGCGCCAAGGCCAGAGCAAAACCGGCGTCTTGCTGCAGCAAGGCCGCAAACGGTGCAGCCCGCAGCTTCACCAAGGTCACCGGGGTGAGGGCCACCACATCGGCCGAGCGAGCTGCGCCGTCTAGCGCCGCCATCTCCCCGAACACATCGCCCTCCCCCAGGACCGACATCACCACCTCGTCGCCATCGGCGGTGTACGTGCGCACCTTGGCCATGCCGCTGCGCAACAGAAATAGCGACTCCCCCCAGTCCTGCTCCATCACAAACACCTGCTCCGGGCCATGGCTGCTCTGCAGGTGGCGATCGAGCAGCTGCGTGCACTGCTCTGCGCTGAGCGACGCAAACAGCGGCCAGGCCTGGAGCTGCTCAGGGGTGAAATCGGCCATGACCATGCAGACGAGCGGCACCACCCAAGCCCAGTTGAAGCGCCACGGCAATGGCAGTGGCCAGGCGGGGGCAACCCCACCAGGATGAGCACACGCCGCAGGGCAGCCGATGGGGGGGATCGAAACGCAACGCAGCATCGTGCGGGAGCGGATGAAACTGCTCCTGGCGGCCCACGACAGTGAAATCGTGCCGGTGGAGTTCCGCGCCGAGCCCGGTGAACTGTTACTCCGGCAGGGCGCCCCAGCCGAGCGGGTGCTGCTGCTCACCGAAGGCACTGTCGCCATCCAGGTGCGGCAGAGCGATGGCCAACCCCACACCCTGGCGATCGTGGAAGCCGAAGAACTGCTGGGGGAAATGGGCCTGTTCGGCAACGGCGTGCATTCCGCCGATGTGCAGGTGCTCGATGCTCCCGCCCAGCTGATCGCTGTAGACAGCGACCAACTGCTCAAAG includes:
- a CDS encoding DUF3307 domain-containing protein is translated as MEPLPFLNLLALLCMGHFLGDFGLQNDRMAQEKCPGCSGAVSWRWWLTGHGAIHGLLVGLITGQPLLGLAEWGLHTLIDLGKCQRRYGMGADQGLHLLCKGIWAALALA
- the ndk gene encoding nucleoside-diphosphate kinase, giving the protein MAERTFVAIKPDGVQRGLVGEILGRFERKGFKLVGLKQLTPSRELAESHYGVHRERPFFAGLVDFITSGPVVAMVWEGDGVIASARKLIGATKPLEAEPGTIRGDLAVNIGRNVIHGSDAPETAQFEIGLWFQPSELSDWTPADQTWRVEG
- the speA gene encoding biosynthetic arginine decarboxylase, encoding MITARPLTTWTPADSAELYGLSRWGEPYFSVNARGHISVQPQGDRGGSLDLMELVQGLEGRNLGLPLLIRFDDILEDRLERLHAAFERAIAQYGYAGRYQGVFPVKCNQQRHVVEELVSCGRRWHFGLEAGSKAELLIALSLIDDPEALLICNGYKDQRYIETAILARRLGRQPVVVIEQADEVERIISASRALGAAPFIGVRAKLSSRSTGRWGSSVGDKAKFGLSIPDLLATVEALRQADLLGDLRLLHFHVGSQINDIAVLKDALQEAGQIYVELTKQGAPMGFLDVGGGLGIDYDGSRTATAASTNYSLQNYANDVVATVRECCEPHGVALPTLVSESGRAIASHFSVLVFNVLGSAAMPGAVPSEEESEPLTVRNLRETLKGITATAPEEEGVLSRLQEAWNDAIKFKDDALAAFRLGYISLPQRAMAEQLTWACAEAIVARLPRGGGIPDDLRQLRAAMAGTYYANLSVFRSAPDTWAIEQLFPLMPIHRLDEEPTELGHFADLTCDSDGKLARFIGDGQAKPLLELHALNPGEPYLIGMFLGGAYQEVMGNLHNLFGSTNAVHIRLAPGGGYQLDHVVRGNTNAQVLEAMEHDPELLLERLRVASEAAIQRGQLKINEARRLMDHLETSLRQTTYLQE
- a CDS encoding Crp/Fnr family transcriptional regulator, translating into MADFTPEQLQAWPLFASLSAEQCTQLLDRHLQSSHGPEQVFVMEQDWGESLFLLRSGMAKVRTYTADGDEVVMSVLGEGDVFGEMAALDGAARSADVVALTPVTLVKLRAAPFAALLQQDAGFALALARLEASRLRDLNQRFAIQSGDATTRLLDALAYLARRSSSANDPQAVIPALAQRELGLLAGLARETASRTLSKLRSRGTVEELEAGLRIADLQPLIKRGLLPANSKGG
- a CDS encoding cyclic nucleotide-binding domain-containing protein — protein: MGGIETQRSIVRERMKLLLAAHDSEIVPVEFRAEPGELLLRQGAPAERVLLLTEGTVAIQVRQSDGQPHTLAIVEAEELLGEMGLFGNGVHSADVQVLDAPAQLIAVDSDQLLKAMLFDADLSIELLDLISQRCLQGNELVGLLLDGIKAAHSGDQALLQQTCKALRHRGHSIATAADQLEGLLR